In Streptomyces sp. NBC_00448, the following are encoded in one genomic region:
- a CDS encoding futalosine hydrolase — translation MSGTTAPANRLLVVTAVAAERDAAAAGLAAALPPGAVTTDAPDPATATDVVPAPALRATVLAGGVGPGAAAAATATALARAEAAGQPYDLVLSAGIAGGFAPTAPIGSVAVASAITAADLGAQTPDGFVPVAELGFGTSRHLPPPELSQAVADGLAAAYGPVLTVSTVTGSAERAAELAGRHPGAVAEAMEGFGVAEAAAAAGLPVLEIRTVSNAVGPRDRAAWRIGEALAALTAAFGKLPAVLGVEAHHG, via the coding sequence ATGAGCGGTACGACAGCGCCCGCGAACCGCCTGCTGGTGGTGACCGCGGTGGCCGCCGAGCGCGACGCGGCAGCCGCGGGCCTGGCCGCGGCCCTCCCCCCGGGCGCGGTGACCACGGACGCCCCCGACCCCGCCACGGCCACCGACGTCGTACCCGCGCCCGCACTCCGCGCCACCGTCCTGGCCGGCGGCGTCGGCCCCGGCGCCGCTGCCGCCGCCACCGCGACCGCGCTGGCCCGCGCGGAGGCGGCCGGGCAGCCGTACGACCTGGTGCTCAGCGCGGGTATCGCCGGCGGCTTCGCACCCACCGCACCGATCGGCTCGGTGGCCGTGGCGAGCGCGATCACGGCGGCGGACCTCGGCGCGCAGACGCCCGACGGCTTCGTGCCGGTCGCCGAGTTGGGCTTCGGCACCTCCCGCCACCTCCCGCCGCCGGAGCTGAGCCAGGCGGTGGCCGACGGCCTCGCGGCGGCGTACGGGCCGGTGCTGACGGTGTCCACGGTGACCGGCAGCGCCGAGCGGGCGGCCGAGCTGGCGGGCCGCCACCCAGGCGCGGTGGCGGAGGCGATGGAGGGTTTCGGAGTGGCCGAGGCGGCCGCGGCGGCGGGCCTGCCGGTGCTGGAGATCCGTACGGTGTCCAACGCCGTCGGTCCCCGCGACCGGGCCGCCTGGCGGATCGGGGAGGCGCTGGCGGCCCTGACGGCCGCGTTCGGGAAGCTGCCGGCCGTACTGGGAGTTGAGGCACATCATGGGTGA
- a CDS encoding 1,4-dihydroxy-6-naphthoate synthase, producing the protein MGDEQKTEQQQREQRAGQGGSAERESALRIAYSPCPNDTFVFHAWAHGLVEEAPPLDVSFADIDITNGMAERGEFDILKVSYAVLPWVLEEYALLPCGGALGRGCGPLVLTKEAGTDLAGKTVAVPSERSTAYLLFRLWAAAEVSGGVGKIVVLPFHEIMPAVRDGRVDAGLVIHEARFTYQNYGLHKLADMGEHWEATTGLPIPLGAIIAKRSLGGERLRALAEAARASVRRAWDEPELSREYVLAHSQEMDPAVADQHIALYVNEFTADLGEDGYAAVRGLLTRAAAEGLVPPLPAGALAFG; encoded by the coding sequence ATGGGTGACGAGCAGAAGACAGAGCAGCAGCAGCGGGAACAGCGGGCCGGACAGGGCGGGTCGGCCGAACGGGAGTCGGCGTTGCGGATCGCGTACTCCCCGTGCCCGAACGACACCTTCGTCTTCCACGCCTGGGCGCACGGCCTGGTCGAGGAGGCCCCGCCGCTGGACGTGTCGTTCGCCGACATCGACATCACCAACGGCATGGCGGAGCGCGGCGAGTTCGACATCCTGAAGGTGTCGTACGCGGTGCTGCCGTGGGTGCTGGAGGAGTACGCGCTGCTGCCCTGCGGCGGGGCGCTCGGCCGGGGGTGCGGGCCGCTGGTGCTGACGAAGGAGGCCGGCACCGACCTGGCGGGGAAGACGGTCGCGGTGCCGAGCGAGCGGTCGACGGCGTACCTGCTCTTCCGGCTGTGGGCGGCGGCCGAGGTGAGCGGCGGCGTCGGGAAGATCGTGGTGCTGCCGTTCCACGAGATCATGCCCGCGGTGCGGGACGGCCGGGTGGACGCGGGCCTGGTGATCCACGAGGCCCGCTTCACGTACCAGAACTACGGCCTGCACAAGCTCGCGGACATGGGCGAGCACTGGGAGGCCACCACCGGGCTGCCGATCCCGCTGGGCGCGATCATCGCCAAGCGGTCGCTGGGCGGCGAGCGGCTGCGCGCGCTGGCCGAGGCGGCGCGGGCGTCGGTGCGGCGCGCCTGGGACGAGCCCGAGCTGTCCCGGGAGTACGTCCTCGCGCACTCCCAGGAGATGGACCCCGCGGTCGCCGACCAGCACATCGCGCTGTACGTCAACGAGTTCACCGCCGACCTCGGCGAGGACGGCTACGCGGCGGTGCGCGGGTTGCTCACCCGGGCCGCGGCCGAGGGCCTGGTGCCGCCGCTGCCGGCCGGCGCGCTGGCTTTCGGATAA
- a CDS encoding HAAS signaling domain-containing protein, which produces MGVESDRLVFDYLSRVGDLAQTALPAADRMRLVAQLRTDIDRARGEGDNAAAVQRILGRFGSPDEVVEAAAGTRGSGRSAARAASGAASGSGAGEPPAGEPAPGTYGPYAKPRRAAVPKSREKLPEEPSDGSRDESREERRASRREKPRSRGEREPEWWGGGLGEGRLRAGDELAGLPGMTGGIFIPFDDEDLAGKEAGEELRPLPGALAGGGGGGPGEGEGAAGGGPAEAGPTGRKGLRGLLRPGAGAGGGARARVKRWGSPLLLCAAALLVAGVVIGSWIPLGLGWLAGYLSRTLTRTQAKIAVFGVPGATAVGYAVWLWGRDKGRWGSPIAQGQMGHVIRDDLPVAVRVAAVGSALYFLWRARRSA; this is translated from the coding sequence GTGGGCGTGGAGAGCGACCGGCTGGTGTTCGACTACCTCAGCCGGGTCGGTGACCTGGCGCAGACCGCGCTTCCGGCGGCCGACCGGATGCGGCTGGTGGCGCAGTTGCGGACCGACATCGACCGGGCCAGGGGCGAGGGGGACAACGCGGCGGCGGTACAGCGCATCCTCGGGCGGTTCGGCAGCCCGGACGAGGTCGTCGAGGCGGCGGCGGGCACCCGCGGGTCGGGCCGGTCCGCCGCCCGCGCCGCGTCGGGGGCTGCTTCCGGGTCCGGTGCGGGCGAGCCGCCCGCCGGGGAGCCCGCACCGGGGACGTACGGGCCGTACGCGAAGCCGCGCAGGGCGGCGGTGCCGAAGTCGCGGGAGAAGTTGCCGGAGGAGCCGTCCGACGGGTCGCGTGACGAGTCGCGTGAAGAGCGGCGGGCCTCCCGCCGGGAGAAGCCGCGGTCGCGCGGTGAGCGGGAGCCGGAGTGGTGGGGCGGCGGGCTGGGGGAGGGGCGGCTGCGGGCCGGGGACGAGCTGGCCGGGCTGCCGGGGATGACCGGGGGGATCTTCATCCCGTTCGACGACGAGGACCTGGCGGGGAAGGAGGCGGGGGAGGAGCTGCGGCCGCTCCCGGGCGCCCTCGCGGGGGGAGGGGGCGGTGGCCCCGGGGAAGGCGAGGGGGCGGCGGGCGGCGGGCCGGCCGAGGCGGGGCCGACGGGGCGGAAGGGGCTGCGCGGGCTGCTGCGGCCGGGCGCAGGCGCGGGCGGGGGCGCCCGTGCCCGCGTGAAGCGGTGGGGCAGCCCGCTGCTGCTGTGCGCCGCCGCGCTCCTGGTCGCCGGTGTGGTGATCGGCTCATGGATTCCGCTCGGGCTCGGCTGGCTGGCCGGATACCTCTCGCGCACCCTCACCCGTACCCAGGCCAAGATCGCCGTGTTCGGGGTGCCCGGGGCCACGGCCGTGGGCTACGCGGTCTGGCTCTGGGGCCGTGACAAGGGCCGATGGGGCTCGCCCATCGCTCAGGGGCAGATGGGCCACGTGATCCGGGACGACCTCCCCGTCGCGGTCCGCGTCGCCGCCGTCGGCTCCGCCCTCTACTTCCTCTGGCGGGCGCGCAGGTCCGCGTAG
- a CDS encoding cold-shock protein has protein sequence MPTGKVKWFNSEKGFGFLSRDDGGDVFVHSSVLPEGVAALKPGQRVEFGVVAGQRGDQALSVTLLDPAPSVAAAQRRKPDELLPIVQDLTSLLEDVARSLQRGRYPDKAHGHKIASVLRVVADQLDV, from the coding sequence GTGCCTACCGGCAAGGTCAAATGGTTCAACAGCGAGAAGGGCTTCGGCTTCCTCTCCCGCGATGACGGCGGCGACGTCTTCGTGCACTCGTCGGTGCTGCCCGAAGGGGTGGCGGCCCTCAAGCCCGGCCAGCGCGTGGAGTTCGGCGTGGTCGCGGGCCAACGCGGTGACCAGGCACTTTCGGTGACGCTGCTCGATCCGGCACCGTCCGTCGCGGCCGCCCAGCGGCGCAAGCCGGATGAGCTGCTGCCGATCGTGCAGGACCTCACCTCGCTGCTGGAGGACGTCGCGCGCTCGCTCCAGCGCGGCCGCTATCCGGACAAGGCGCACGGCCACAAGATCGCCTCGGTGCTGCGCGTCGTCGCCGACCAGCTCGACGTCTGA
- a CDS encoding HAD family hydrolase, producing the protein MTKDLAAPLTVGFDLDMTLIDSRPGIKAVYDQLAAETGTFIDSALAVTRLGPPLEDELANWFAPELIAEMGDRYRALYVDHAILPTPAMPGAVAAVEAVRAAGGRPLVVTAKHAPNARLHLDHVGIEAELRGWLWAEAKAEALVEYGASVYVGDHVGDVRGARAAGALSVAVATGPCGEEELLAAGADVVLAGLTEFPAWFADYRSAAA; encoded by the coding sequence GTGACCAAGGACCTCGCCGCCCCGTTGACCGTCGGGTTCGACCTCGACATGACCCTGATCGACTCCCGCCCGGGGATCAAGGCGGTGTACGACCAGCTGGCCGCGGAGACGGGCACCTTCATCGACTCGGCGCTGGCCGTCACCCGCCTCGGCCCCCCGCTGGAGGACGAGTTGGCGAACTGGTTCGCGCCGGAGCTCATCGCGGAGATGGGCGACCGCTACCGCGCGCTCTACGTCGACCACGCGATCCTCCCGACCCCGGCGATGCCCGGCGCGGTGGCCGCGGTGGAGGCGGTACGGGCAGCGGGCGGCCGCCCGCTGGTCGTCACGGCGAAGCACGCCCCGAACGCCCGGCTGCACCTGGACCACGTCGGCATCGAGGCGGAACTGCGCGGCTGGCTGTGGGCGGAGGCGAAGGCCGAGGCGCTCGTCGAGTACGGCGCGTCGGTCTACGTCGGCGACCACGTCGGGGACGTGCGCGGGGCGCGTGCCGCCGGCGCGCTGTCGGTGGCCGTGGCGACCGGGCCGTGCGGGGAGGAGGAACTGCTGGCGGCGGGCGCCGACGTGGTGCTGGCCGGCCTGACGGAGTTCCCCGCCTGGTTCGCGGACTACCGCTCCGCGGCGGCCTGA